From Myxococcota bacterium, the proteins below share one genomic window:
- a CDS encoding CoA transferase, which produces MSMLSGIRVVDFTQYLAGPTVTRLMAEMGADVVKVEQAPGGDPSRLLPLRKGERSLYFVQQNRGKKSLCVDFSKPEGAELLVELAAGADVVVENYGPGVLEKRGISYESLCKRNPRLVMASISAFGRTGPLAHKVGFDLIAQAFSGLMSMTGDPAGPPMWVGLAIADVQSGVHAFGAIGYALFHRERTGQGQYIDVSMVDALYHCHEGNVQFYANSDGSLEPTRHGGQHGMAGPMGVYETPQGWIVLLVLDRQWESFCRAIERPELVNDPRFATGAARGANKLELTAIIERWLAAQGTTDAALAVFEKHRVAAAPVLTVKETVTHPYFTAREMVRRVPDPVAGPVTIPGFPFKFGAMPRLPDLRAPLLGEHNAQVLRERLGLDARRISALESQGVLISGNS; this is translated from the coding sequence ATGTCGATGCTTTCCGGGATCCGGGTCGTGGACTTCACGCAGTATCTCGCGGGGCCGACCGTCACACGGCTCATGGCCGAGATGGGCGCCGACGTGGTCAAGGTCGAGCAGGCGCCCGGCGGCGATCCGTCGCGCCTGCTGCCGCTGCGCAAGGGCGAGCGCAGCCTGTACTTCGTGCAGCAGAACCGGGGCAAGAAGAGCCTGTGTGTCGACTTCTCGAAGCCCGAGGGCGCGGAGCTCCTGGTCGAGCTCGCGGCGGGCGCCGACGTGGTGGTCGAGAACTACGGCCCCGGTGTGCTCGAGAAGCGCGGCATCTCGTACGAGTCACTCTGCAAACGCAACCCGAGGCTGGTCATGGCCTCGATCTCGGCCTTCGGCCGCACCGGTCCGCTCGCGCACAAGGTGGGCTTCGACCTGATCGCACAGGCGTTCTCGGGGCTCATGTCCATGACCGGCGACCCGGCCGGCCCGCCCATGTGGGTCGGGCTCGCGATCGCCGACGTGCAGAGCGGCGTGCACGCGTTCGGCGCGATCGGCTACGCGCTGTTCCACCGCGAGCGCACGGGCCAGGGGCAATACATCGACGTGTCGATGGTCGACGCGCTCTACCACTGTCACGAGGGCAACGTGCAGTTCTACGCCAACAGCGACGGCTCACTCGAGCCCACGCGCCACGGCGGGCAGCACGGAATGGCGGGGCCGATGGGTGTGTACGAGACGCCGCAGGGCTGGATCGTGTTGCTCGTGCTCGACCGCCAGTGGGAGAGCTTCTGCCGCGCGATCGAGCGGCCCGAGCTCGTGAACGACCCGCGTTTCGCGACCGGCGCCGCGCGCGGCGCGAACAAGCTCGAGCTCACCGCGATCATCGAGCGCTGGCTCGCGGCCCAGGGCACGACGGATGCCGCGCTGGCGGTGTTCGAGAAGCACCGCGTCGCGGCGGCGCCGGTCCTGACCGTGAAGGAGACGGTGACTCACCCGTACTTCACCGCGCGCGAGATGGTGCGGCGCGTGCCCGATCCGGTGGCGGGCCCGGTCACGATCCCGGGCTTCCCCTTCAAGTTCGGCGCGATGCCGCGGCTCCCGGATCTGCGCGCGCCGCTGCTGGGCGAGCACAACGCGCAGGTCCTGCGCGAGAGACTCGGGCTCGATGCGCGGCGGATCTCGGCGCTCGAATCCCAGGGCGTGCTGATCTCGGGCAACAGCTAG
- a CDS encoding nitroreductase family deazaflavin-dependent oxidoreductase, translating to MAEPALPPALPGWIADHLKRYQATNGADGHIWNGVPTLLLTTKGRKSGEARTLPLIYGRDGERYVIVASRGGAPDHPDWYKNLVATPTVGLQVAADRFQARASTAKGADRKRLWQVMTKLWPAYDEYQTKTQREIPVVVLERAK from the coding sequence ATGGCAGAGCCCGCGCTCCCCCCCGCGTTGCCTGGCTGGATCGCCGACCACTTGAAGCGCTACCAGGCCACGAACGGCGCCGACGGCCACATCTGGAACGGCGTGCCCACTCTGTTGCTCACCACGAAGGGCCGCAAGAGCGGCGAAGCGCGCACGCTGCCGCTGATCTACGGCCGCGACGGCGAGCGCTACGTGATCGTCGCCTCGCGCGGCGGCGCGCCGGATCACCCGGACTGGTACAAGAATCTGGTCGCGACTCCGACGGTCGGTCTGCAGGTCGCGGCCGACAGGTTCCAGGCGCGCGCCTCGACCGCCAAGGGCGCCGACCGCAAGCGCCTGTGGCAGGTCATGACCAAGCTCTGGCCCGCCTACGACGAGTACCAGACCAAGACCCAGCGCGAGATCCCGGTCGTGGTGCTGGAGCGCGCGAAGTGA
- a CDS encoding family 43 glycosylhydrolase: MTRPALGGAGWRTLFAPAKTGCYVNDHCVVRAHDGRWHVFGITKETPEVDPQRERWFCHGSGESLAAGGFREHARVCDFGPRAWAPAVAFDGQRWIMLYGPDLLRAAICDDPRLSSWHEAPCSLRGAPLGAVLRDGMIFRLDGDSWLLYATGKRGHESAVSVCVSENLLDWRFVRFALRTAPEAPKQPPWAATESPFVFRHDGAYWLSITYTATARDPAEYHETVLFRSNDPFDFGTWSGDPAQLAGRLEAHAPEYLVDGDGRWWVTSAGWVGERFGTVIPGAVAIRELDWLE, translated from the coding sequence GTGACCCGTCCGGCGCTCGGCGGCGCCGGCTGGCGGACGCTGTTCGCGCCCGCGAAGACCGGCTGCTACGTGAACGACCACTGCGTGGTCCGCGCGCACGACGGGCGCTGGCACGTGTTCGGCATCACGAAGGAGACACCCGAGGTGGACCCGCAGCGCGAGCGCTGGTTCTGCCACGGCTCGGGCGAGTCACTGGCCGCGGGCGGCTTCCGCGAGCACGCGCGCGTGTGCGACTTCGGGCCGCGCGCCTGGGCGCCCGCGGTGGCCTTCGACGGCCAGCGCTGGATCATGCTGTACGGCCCCGACCTGCTGCGCGCGGCGATCTGCGACGACCCCCGGCTGTCGAGCTGGCATGAGGCGCCCTGCTCGCTCCGCGGTGCCCCGCTGGGCGCGGTGCTGCGCGACGGCATGATCTTCCGGCTCGACGGCGACAGCTGGCTGCTCTACGCCACGGGCAAGCGCGGGCACGAGAGCGCGGTCTCGGTGTGTGTCTCGGAGAACCTGCTCGACTGGCGCTTCGTGCGCTTCGCGCTGCGCACCGCGCCCGAGGCGCCCAAGCAGCCGCCCTGGGCCGCGACCGAGTCACCGTTCGTGTTCCGGCACGACGGCGCGTACTGGCTCTCGATCACCTACACCGCGACCGCGCGCGACCCGGCCGAGTACCACGAGACGGTGCTGTTCCGCTCGAACGATCCCTTCGACTTCGGGACCTGGAGCGGCGACCCGGCCCAGCTCGCGGGCCGGCTCGAGGCGCACGCGCCCGAGTATCTGGTCGACGGCGACGGCCGCTGGTGGGTCACGAGCGCCGGCTGGGTGGGTGAGCGCTTCGGCACCGTCATTCCGGGCGCCGTGGCGATCCGCGAGCTCGACTGGCTGGAGTGA
- a CDS encoding gamma-glutamylcyclotransferase: MDETLWYFAYGSNLDPGTFLGRRRMQPLETRVGRLEGFALRFDLPVGPGERGVANVVPLAGSGVWGVVYRLTSEDADRLDRSEGVQHGAYVRLGVEVRDLAGGAVNAFTYHSQRGREDRKPSRRYLGLLLAGARHHGLPDEWVTLLRALPLAVDERESQLPLGLDPP; this comes from the coding sequence ATGGACGAGACCCTCTGGTACTTCGCGTACGGAAGCAATCTCGACCCCGGCACTTTTCTCGGCCGCCGGCGCATGCAGCCGCTCGAGACACGCGTGGGGCGGCTCGAGGGCTTCGCGCTGCGCTTCGACCTGCCGGTGGGGCCGGGCGAGCGCGGCGTGGCCAACGTGGTCCCGCTCGCGGGCTCGGGCGTCTGGGGCGTGGTGTACCGGCTCACCTCCGAAGACGCCGACCGGCTGGACCGCAGCGAGGGCGTCCAGCACGGCGCGTACGTGCGGCTCGGAGTCGAGGTGCGCGACCTCGCGGGCGGGGCGGTGAACGCCTTCACCTACCATTCGCAGCGCGGCCGCGAGGACCGCAAGCCGTCGCGCCGCTATCTCGGTCTCTTGCTCGCGGGCGCGCGCCACCACGGCCTGCCCGACGAGTGGGTCACGCTGCTGCGCGCGCTGCCGCTCGCGGTCGACGAGCGCGAGAGCCAGCTCCCGCTCGGGCTCGATCCGCCCTGA
- a CDS encoding serine hydrolase domain-containing protein, with product MPQLSSGGLARLHEALANHVASGAVPGLVAGVSRRGETHVLVLDAQSLGGPPMRRDSIFRIASMTKPIAAAAVMILVEDCVLRLDDPVDGLLPELASRRVLRALESPVDDTVPARRPITLRDLLTFRSGHGLLMAPRGTYPIQGAIESAGLSPGPDSLPMTPDEFMKRIGSLPLVAQPGERWLYHTGSEVLGVLVARASGQSFGAFLAERIFEPLGMTDTGFWVPAQKFGRLTSSYTSGARANSLEPADDARASRYAAPPRFESGGGGLVSTVDDYLAFLRMMLAHGSGNGRRILSRASVELMTRNHLSPAQRAAAPFFFGEGAGWGFGMRVFMERSDVWASPGRFGWDGGRGTTGHADPAEGLADVLLTQRHMESPLAPRTFTDFWTSTYRALDD from the coding sequence ATGCCCCAGCTCTCGAGCGGCGGCCTCGCGCGCCTGCACGAGGCACTGGCGAATCACGTGGCGAGCGGGGCGGTGCCCGGTCTGGTCGCGGGAGTGAGTCGGCGCGGCGAGACGCACGTCCTCGTGCTGGACGCGCAGTCGCTGGGCGGCCCGCCGATGCGCCGCGACTCGATCTTCCGCATCGCCTCGATGACCAAGCCGATCGCGGCTGCCGCGGTCATGATCCTGGTCGAGGACTGCGTGCTGCGGCTCGACGACCCGGTCGACGGGCTCCTGCCCGAGCTCGCGAGCCGGCGCGTGCTGCGGGCGCTCGAGTCCCCCGTCGACGACACCGTGCCCGCGCGGCGCCCGATCACGCTGCGCGACCTGCTCACCTTCCGCAGCGGTCACGGCCTGTTGATGGCGCCGCGGGGCACCTACCCGATCCAGGGCGCGATCGAGAGCGCCGGGCTCTCGCCCGGACCGGACTCGCTGCCGATGACTCCCGACGAGTTCATGAAGCGCATCGGCAGTCTGCCGCTCGTGGCGCAGCCCGGTGAGCGCTGGCTGTACCACACCGGCTCCGAGGTGCTCGGTGTGCTGGTGGCGCGGGCCTCGGGTCAGTCGTTCGGCGCGTTCCTGGCCGAGCGCATCTTCGAGCCGCTGGGCATGACCGATACGGGCTTCTGGGTGCCGGCCCAGAAGTTCGGGCGACTCACGAGCTCCTACACCAGCGGCGCGCGCGCCAACTCACTCGAGCCGGCCGACGACGCGCGCGCGAGCCGCTACGCCGCGCCGCCGCGCTTCGAGTCAGGCGGCGGCGGGCTCGTCTCGACGGTCGACGACTATCTGGCGTTCCTGCGCATGATGCTCGCGCACGGCAGCGGCAACGGGCGGCGCATCCTGTCTCGCGCCTCGGTCGAGCTCATGACGCGCAACCACCTGTCTCCGGCGCAGCGCGCCGCCGCGCCGTTCTTCTTCGGCGAGGGCGCGGGCTGGGGCTTCGGCATGCGCGTGTTCATGGAGCGCAGCGACGTCTGGGCCAGCCCCGGCCGCTTCGGCTGGGACGGCGGGCGCGGCACCACCGGCCACGCGGACCCGGCCGAGGGGCTCGCCGACGTGCTGCTCACCCAGCGCCACATGGAGTCACCCCTGGCGCCGCGCACGTTCACCGACTTCTGGACGTCGACCTATCGGGCGCTCGACGACTAG
- a CDS encoding SRPBCC family protein, whose amino-acid sequence MLKYVALGVLALVVVLALVVALQPSAFVIERSATIQAPASALYPHIVSPRAMNAWSPFAQGDPQMTIVYSGPESGVGAKSAWESARMGAGSMTVTEAAQDTEIGLRLDFLRPMQATNSARFTLEPAGSGTTRVTWRMEGHNGFLGKAFALAMNMDEVVGGEFEKGLAALKTLAEAEARPGS is encoded by the coding sequence ATGCTGAAGTACGTCGCGCTGGGAGTGCTGGCGCTGGTCGTGGTGCTGGCGCTCGTGGTCGCGCTGCAGCCGTCGGCCTTCGTGATCGAGCGCAGCGCGACCATCCAGGCGCCGGCCTCGGCGCTGTATCCGCACATCGTGAGTCCGCGCGCGATGAACGCCTGGTCGCCGTTCGCGCAGGGCGATCCGCAGATGACGATCGTGTACAGCGGACCCGAGTCCGGCGTGGGCGCGAAGTCCGCCTGGGAGAGCGCCCGGATGGGCGCGGGCAGCATGACCGTGACCGAGGCCGCGCAAGACACCGAGATCGGCCTGCGCCTCGACTTCCTGCGCCCGATGCAGGCCACGAACAGCGCGCGCTTCACGCTCGAGCCCGCCGGCTCGGGAACCACGCGAGTCACCTGGCGCATGGAGGGTCACAACGGCTTCCTGGGCAAGGCCTTCGCGCTCGCCATGAACATGGACGAGGTCGTGGGCGGCGAGTTCGAGAAGGGCCTGGCCGCGCTGAAGACGCTGGCCGAGGCCGAAGCGCGCCCGGGCAGCTGA
- a CDS encoding YciI family protein: protein MRFMLMVKSTPNTEAGVQPSNELLAEMGAFNEQLVRSGILLAGEGLQPSAKGARVRMNKGGKRTVVDGPFAETKELIGGFWIVNVKSRQDAIDLALRCPHPNPGEDAEIEIRQVFEPEDFTHASPELIQKERELRKLAEK, encoded by the coding sequence ATGCGATTCATGCTGATGGTGAAGTCCACACCCAACACCGAAGCCGGCGTCCAGCCGTCGAACGAGCTGCTCGCCGAGATGGGCGCGTTCAACGAACAGCTCGTGCGCTCCGGCATCCTGCTCGCCGGCGAAGGTCTGCAGCCGAGCGCGAAGGGCGCGCGCGTGCGCATGAACAAGGGCGGCAAGCGCACCGTGGTCGACGGGCCGTTCGCCGAGACCAAGGAGCTGATCGGCGGCTTCTGGATCGTGAACGTGAAGTCGCGCCAGGACGCCATCGACCTGGCGCTGCGCTGCCCGCACCCGAACCCCGGGGAAGACGCCGAGATCGAGATACGCCAGGTCTTCGAGCCCGAGGACTTCACCCATGCCTCGCCCGAGCTGATCCAGAAGGAGCGCGAGCTCCGCAAGCTCGCCGAGAAGTGA
- a CDS encoding GreA/GreB family elongation factor — protein sequence MSKAFTDEEACDEAPIVRPRPPLPAGVPNYVTRAGLAALRAELESLQTERSRLSALPNEKERGRALGALAARRAALEDRIATAELAPPPESPNEIRFGATVRVSGPDGERRYEIVGVDEADPARGKIAFTSPLARSLLGRSAGDSVKLATPRGRDEVEIVAVSYRE from the coding sequence TTGAGCAAGGCGTTCACCGACGAAGAGGCCTGCGACGAGGCGCCGATCGTGCGCCCGCGTCCGCCACTGCCGGCCGGCGTGCCCAACTACGTGACTCGCGCGGGGCTGGCGGCGCTGCGCGCGGAGCTCGAGTCGCTGCAGACGGAGCGCTCGCGTCTCTCGGCGCTGCCCAACGAGAAGGAGCGCGGGCGGGCGCTGGGTGCGCTGGCCGCGCGCCGCGCCGCGCTCGAGGACCGGATCGCGACCGCCGAGCTCGCGCCGCCGCCCGAGTCACCGAACGAGATCCGCTTCGGCGCCACGGTCCGCGTCTCGGGGCCGGACGGCGAGCGGCGCTACGAGATCGTGGGCGTGGACGAGGCGGACCCCGCGCGCGGGAAGATCGCGTTCACCTCGCCCCTGGCGCGCTCGCTCTTGGGGCGCAGCGCCGGTGACAGCGTGAAGCTCGCCACGCCGCGCGGCCGCGACGAGGTCGAGATCGTGGCCGTGTCCTACCGGGAGTGA
- a CDS encoding MFS transporter, producing the protein MPGEDTNGDGRWGVLANVVAMNFFVTGLAWIYVVVLVEPILRDLGLAPGDWSTLWSGLSAGALLGALPAGALGDRFGVRGVVSAGALAMAATLALRASGAGFASVLAAMVLYGVTLSIVSANLPKALGMWFPAERLGLANGIALCGNGGGQGLATWAAPLALGSFGGWRGLTWWVAGAVTVLALLWGVTVRDRGAAGAPSDSAGLLAGLGQVLRIREVWLVATSYFFFLAGYLGVVSFLPGYLVSARGLSASEAGAVLTIVLVSYVVGSLILPGLSDRIGLRRAVYVPGILIAGAMVWASSAVAGMPLVAVAVIWGFAAGAIALVFAVPLELSRVGPALAGSAIGATLMAGFFGGFVSPKLGAWLAERSPSAAFLFWAACYGASALCFALLPETGPRARVAAALERGAKA; encoded by the coding sequence ATGCCGGGGGAAGACACGAACGGGGACGGTCGCTGGGGGGTGCTGGCCAACGTGGTGGCCATGAACTTCTTCGTCACCGGCCTGGCCTGGATCTACGTGGTGGTGCTGGTCGAGCCGATCCTGCGCGACCTCGGGCTGGCGCCCGGCGACTGGAGCACGTTGTGGTCGGGTCTCTCGGCGGGCGCGCTGCTCGGCGCCTTGCCCGCGGGCGCGCTCGGCGACCGCTTCGGCGTGCGCGGCGTGGTCAGCGCGGGCGCGCTGGCCATGGCGGCAACGCTCGCGCTACGCGCGTCGGGCGCGGGCTTCGCGAGTGTGCTCGCCGCGATGGTGCTCTACGGTGTCACGCTGTCGATCGTGAGCGCGAATCTGCCCAAGGCCCTGGGCATGTGGTTCCCGGCCGAGCGGCTGGGTCTGGCGAACGGCATCGCGCTGTGCGGGAACGGCGGCGGGCAGGGGCTCGCGACCTGGGCCGCGCCGCTCGCGCTCGGCTCGTTCGGCGGCTGGCGTGGGCTGACCTGGTGGGTCGCCGGGGCGGTGACCGTGCTCGCGCTCTTGTGGGGCGTGACGGTGCGCGACCGCGGCGCAGCGGGCGCGCCGAGTGACTCGGCGGGCCTGCTGGCCGGGCTGGGCCAGGTCCTGCGCATCCGCGAGGTGTGGCTCGTGGCGACCAGCTACTTCTTCTTCCTGGCCGGGTATCTCGGCGTGGTGTCGTTCCTGCCGGGGTATCTCGTGTCGGCGCGCGGACTCTCGGCTTCCGAGGCGGGCGCGGTGCTCACGATCGTGCTGGTGTCGTACGTGGTCGGCAGCCTGATCCTCCCGGGTCTCTCGGACAGGATCGGGCTGCGCCGCGCCGTCTACGTGCCGGGGATCCTGATCGCGGGCGCGATGGTCTGGGCCTCGAGCGCGGTCGCGGGTATGCCGCTGGTCGCGGTCGCCGTGATCTGGGGCTTCGCCGCGGGGGCGATCGCGCTCGTGTTCGCGGTGCCACTCGAGCTGTCTCGGGTGGGCCCGGCGCTCGCGGGCTCGGCGATCGGCGCCACGCTGATGGCGGGCTTCTTCGGCGGCTTCGTCTCACCGAAGCTCGGCGCGTGGCTCGCGGAGCGGAGCCCGAGCGCGGCCTTCCTGTTCTGGGCGGCCTGTTACGGGGCGTCGGCGCTGTGTTTCGCGCTGCTGCCCGAGACGGGTCCACGAGCGCGCGTGGCGGCTGCGCTGGAGAGAGGAGCCAAGGCATGA
- a CDS encoding enoyl-CoA hydratase/isomerase family protein, with protein MSLWKVERDSLGVVVATYTNPPMNYFCAQGTQELGALIQTWADPAVRAVVLTGGMSGKFITHYSVEELAALAADHATMKALGLGLNHGYHELLRSLRDLPKPILVAMNGDTMGGGFELSLSCDIRIASAGDHRIGLPEVTLGILPGGSGTQRLSRLLGASRAIDFILRGRICRPEEALALGLVHEVAPDALARARALAADLAQLSPVAIAEIKRAVYRGSDAPLDAGLTLESESFMATMFSAEGLATMREYVALPLEKRRDWLERRGALAHPRPR; from the coding sequence ATGAGTCTCTGGAAGGTCGAGCGCGACTCGCTAGGCGTGGTGGTCGCGACGTACACGAACCCCCCGATGAACTACTTCTGCGCGCAGGGCACGCAGGAGCTCGGCGCGCTGATCCAGACCTGGGCGGACCCGGCCGTGCGCGCGGTGGTGCTCACGGGCGGCATGAGCGGGAAGTTCATCACTCACTACAGCGTCGAGGAGCTCGCGGCGCTGGCGGCCGACCACGCCACCATGAAGGCGCTCGGCCTGGGCCTGAACCACGGCTACCACGAGCTCTTGCGCTCGCTGCGCGACCTGCCCAAGCCGATCCTGGTGGCGATGAACGGAGACACCATGGGCGGCGGCTTCGAGCTCTCGCTCTCGTGCGACATCCGGATCGCGTCGGCGGGTGACCACCGGATCGGCCTGCCGGAAGTCACGTTGGGGATCCTGCCCGGCGGCAGTGGCACGCAGCGGCTGTCGCGCCTCTTGGGTGCGAGCCGCGCGATCGACTTCATCCTGCGCGGGCGCATCTGCCGGCCCGAGGAGGCGCTGGCGCTCGGGCTCGTGCACGAGGTCGCGCCCGACGCGCTGGCGCGGGCCCGCGCGCTGGCGGCCGACCTGGCGCAGCTCTCGCCGGTCGCGATCGCCGAGATCAAGCGCGCGGTGTACCGCGGCTCGGACGCGCCGCTCGACGCGGGGCTCACGCTGGAGAGCGAGTCGTTCATGGCCACGATGTTCTCGGCCGAGGGTCTGGCCACCATGCGCGAGTATGTCGCGCTGCCGCTCGAGAAGCGGCGCGACTGGCTCGAGCGCCGCGGCGCGCTCGCCCACCCGCGGCCGCGCTAG
- a CDS encoding amidase translates to MGWSPVLELTALEQAARIRAGELSSVELVRLYLERIAALNPSLSAFVRVHRRRALAQARRKDAELRRGRDSLPPFHGVPTAMKDLNFVRGSVSRFGSRAVWIPSPVDCHSTASVRLGGFVIVGKTATSELGAMPVTEPDIHPPTRNPWDPERTSGGSSGGAGAAVAAAMLPVAHGSDGAGSVRIPAALNQLYGFKATRGRVANAYGLRDPDILYSCGPLARSVEDAAALLDVLARADEFRRALQSPAPRGLRIGVLTHSQLAPTHPEIAEAVRRVAKQLESFGHVLEELRAPEGSVDEFLPVYQRQVRLAPAMLPWRLQPVPRWLRDAGKGVTGPMAKSIQHGLAKRILDSMAPFDLCLTPTVPIETPRVGEFAGLPAAEAFARAALLGVYTATSNISGAPSASIPMGRMAGRWPMGAHLIGRVGDDALVLRVSRQLEEALPWRAEWAPAARAA, encoded by the coding sequence ATGGGGTGGAGTCCCGTACTCGAGCTCACCGCGCTGGAGCAGGCGGCGCGCATCCGTGCGGGCGAGCTCTCGTCCGTCGAGCTGGTGCGGCTGTATCTCGAGCGCATCGCGGCGCTGAACCCGAGTCTCTCGGCGTTCGTGCGCGTGCACCGGCGGCGCGCGCTGGCCCAGGCGCGGCGCAAGGACGCCGAGCTGCGACGCGGCCGAGACTCGCTGCCGCCCTTCCACGGCGTGCCCACGGCCATGAAGGACCTGAACTTCGTGCGCGGCTCGGTGTCTCGCTTCGGCTCGCGTGCAGTGTGGATCCCCTCGCCGGTCGACTGTCACTCCACGGCCTCGGTTCGGCTCGGCGGCTTCGTGATCGTGGGCAAGACGGCAACCTCGGAGCTCGGTGCCATGCCGGTCACCGAGCCCGACATCCATCCGCCCACGCGCAACCCCTGGGACCCCGAGCGCACCTCGGGCGGCTCGAGCGGCGGCGCGGGCGCAGCCGTCGCGGCGGCCATGCTGCCCGTCGCGCACGGCTCGGACGGCGCCGGCTCGGTGCGCATCCCCGCCGCGCTGAACCAGCTCTACGGCTTCAAGGCCACGCGCGGCCGCGTGGCGAACGCGTACGGCCTGCGCGACCCCGACATCCTGTACTCGTGCGGGCCGCTAGCGCGCTCGGTCGAGGACGCCGCCGCGCTGCTCGACGTGCTCGCGCGCGCGGACGAGTTCCGCCGCGCGCTCCAGTCACCCGCGCCGCGCGGCCTGCGCATCGGGGTGCTCACCCACTCGCAGCTCGCGCCCACCCACCCCGAGATCGCCGAGGCCGTGAGGCGTGTGGCGAAGCAGCTCGAGTCGTTCGGTCACGTGCTCGAGGAGCTGCGCGCGCCGGAAGGCAGCGTCGACGAGTTCCTGCCCGTGTACCAACGGCAGGTGCGCCTGGCGCCGGCCATGCTGCCCTGGCGCCTGCAGCCGGTGCCGCGCTGGCTGCGCGACGCGGGCAAGGGAGTCACCGGCCCCATGGCGAAGTCGATCCAGCACGGCCTGGCCAAGCGCATTCTCGACAGCATGGCGCCGTTCGACCTGTGTCTCACGCCGACCGTGCCGATCGAGACACCGCGCGTGGGCGAGTTCGCGGGCCTGCCCGCGGCCGAAGCCTTCGCGCGCGCCGCGCTGCTCGGCGTGTACACGGCCACCAGCAACATCAGCGGCGCGCCCTCCGCGAGCATCCCCATGGGCCGGATGGCCGGGCGCTGGCCGATGGGTGCGCACCTGATCGGGCGGGTCGGCGACGACGCGCTCGTGCTGCGCGTGTCTCGCCAGCTCGAGGAAGCCTTGCCCTGGCGCGCCGAGTGGGCGCCGGCCGCCCGCGCCGCCTAG
- a CDS encoding lysophospholipid acyltransferase family protein, with protein MKRNSDVRAYLRLARMAAITTRALGELKLAHTRTGGCPHEAARHGHAWARRLIGALGIEISVRGAPPPGPHLLLGNHRSYIDILAVLGVRPCGFLAKLEIASWPIFGSAASLHPTVFVARDDRDSRKKAREGALALLQKGLAFAAFPEGTTCRGPGVLPFYPGLFQLAEQYDFPVVPFAIEYEDRRDAWIDDDPFVGHFLQTFRRPKIRLELAFGPTLRRRSAEELRRGASEWIRNEVRAAARSMATR; from the coding sequence ATGAAGAGAAACTCGGACGTCCGTGCCTATCTGCGCCTGGCGCGCATGGCCGCGATCACCACCCGCGCGCTCGGCGAGCTCAAGCTCGCCCACACCCGCACGGGCGGCTGCCCGCACGAGGCCGCGCGCCACGGCCACGCCTGGGCGCGCCGGCTGATCGGCGCGCTGGGCATCGAGATCAGCGTGCGCGGCGCGCCGCCCCCGGGCCCGCACCTCTTGCTCGGAAACCACCGCTCGTACATCGACATACTCGCCGTGCTGGGCGTGCGGCCCTGCGGCTTCCTGGCCAAGCTCGAGATCGCCAGCTGGCCGATCTTCGGCAGCGCGGCCTCGCTACACCCCACGGTGTTCGTGGCGCGCGACGACCGCGACAGCCGCAAGAAGGCGCGCGAGGGGGCGCTGGCGCTGCTGCAGAAAGGGCTGGCCTTCGCGGCCTTTCCGGAGGGCACCACCTGCCGCGGGCCGGGCGTCCTGCCCTTCTACCCCGGCCTGTTCCAGCTCGCCGAGCAGTACGACTTTCCGGTCGTGCCGTTCGCGATCGAGTACGAAGACCGGCGCGACGCGTGGATCGACGACGACCCGTTCGTGGGTCACTTCCTGCAGACCTTCCGCCGGCCGAAGATCCGGCTCGAGCTCGCCTTCGGACCGACCCTGCGCCGCCGCTCCGCCGAAGAGCTGCGCCGGGGCGCCTCGGAGTGGATCCGCAACGAGGTGCGCGCCGCGGCGCGCTCGATGGCGACCCGCTAG